The following proteins come from a genomic window of Actinomarinicola tropica:
- a CDS encoding SCO family protein, with the protein MTALLLVVGTAACGDDGGTADDGGPPALEGITRASPISVADIEITEVAPDAPDRPFRFRAPDGELLFVYFGYTSCPDVCPLTLSDLRAALEELDPADASRLSVAFVTVDPERDTAEVLVPYLGHFFDRIHALRTEDAAVLQEVEDAFGASSTITPKDDGTYDVSHSAISYLVDSDGEVVVEWPYGVSSDAMAHDLRILTDRLTEEQTT; encoded by the coding sequence ATGACCGCCCTCCTCCTCGTCGTCGGGACGGCAGCCTGTGGCGACGACGGCGGTACGGCTGATGACGGCGGTCCGCCGGCGCTGGAGGGGATCACCCGAGCGTCGCCGATCTCGGTCGCCGACATCGAGATCACCGAGGTCGCCCCCGACGCGCCCGACCGCCCGTTCCGCTTCCGGGCACCGGACGGCGAGCTGCTGTTCGTCTACTTCGGCTACACGTCGTGCCCCGACGTCTGCCCGCTGACCCTGTCCGACCTGCGCGCCGCGCTCGAGGAGCTCGATCCAGCGGACGCCTCGCGGTTGAGCGTCGCCTTCGTGACCGTCGACCCCGAGCGCGACACCGCCGAGGTGCTCGTCCCCTACCTCGGCCACTTCTTCGACCGGATCCACGCCCTCCGCACCGAGGACGCCGCCGTGCTCCAGGAGGTCGAGGACGCGTTCGGCGCGTCGTCCACCATCACGCCCAAGGACGACGGCACCTACGACGTCAGCCACTCGGCCATCTCCTACCTCGTCGACAGCGACGGCGAGGTCGTCGTCGAGTGGCCCTACGGCGTCTCCTCCGACGCCATGGCCCACGACCTCCGGATCCTCACGGACCGGCTCACCGAGGAGCAGACCACATGA
- a CDS encoding copper chaperone PCu(A)C — MTPRTHRALVALGIAALIAGAAACGDDDDDTTSSSETTAAVAEETTTTDAEGEEPGGEVTVEDAWARTSPMMAANGAAYMRITSPVDDRLVAASVSPDVAMTTEVHETSMSDDGSGEMMMQEVDGIDLPAGETVALEPGGYHVMLMGLTEPLEVGGEIEITLELESGGTVTVTAEVRDA, encoded by the coding sequence ATGACCCCCCGCACCCACCGCGCCCTGGTCGCCCTCGGGATCGCCGCGCTGATCGCCGGCGCGGCCGCCTGCGGCGACGACGACGACGACACCACCTCCAGCTCGGAGACGACGGCCGCGGTCGCCGAGGAGACGACCACGACCGACGCCGAGGGTGAGGAGCCCGGCGGCGAGGTCACCGTCGAGGACGCGTGGGCCCGCACCAGCCCGATGATGGCGGCCAACGGCGCCGCGTACATGCGGATCACGAGTCCGGTCGACGACCGTCTCGTCGCCGCCAGCGTCTCGCCCGACGTGGCGATGACCACCGAGGTGCACGAGACGTCGATGAGCGACGACGGGTCGGGCGAGATGATGATGCAGGAGGTCGACGGGATCGACCTGCCCGCCGGCGAGACCGTCGCCCTCGAGCCCGGGGGCTACCACGTGATGCTGATGGGCCTGACCGAGCCGCTCGAGGTCGGCGGCGAGATCGAGATCACGCTCGAGCTGGAGAGCGGCGGCACGGTGACCGTCACCGCCGAGGTCCGCGATGCCTGA
- a CDS encoding cation:proton antiporter yields MVLASAGEEAARLLLEIGAVISCLAVIARVASRIGFSPIPAYLLLGLLLGTDEPFRLERSAGFIESSSQIGVVLLLLLLGIEYSGEELLGSLRRSAPIGLVDLVLNATPGVLAGLLLGWGALGAVFLGGITYMTSSGIVAKLLGDLGRTGNRETPQILAVLVMEDLAMSVYLPLVAGLLVGGSALATTGSVALALLAVTVVLAVSTRYGEHISRVIFSRSDEALLFSVLGLALLIAGLAESVHVSAAVGAFLLGTAISGRTSDAAHDLIAPLRDLFAGVFFVFFAFQIDPAELVPVLPQVLALAAITTLTKVATGWIAGARAGIGVPGRFRAGFALVARGEFSIVIAGLSVGSSFADELRPFAAAYVLVLAIVGPMLTRLGDGLVERWWRSGRDIGHAAGEAA; encoded by the coding sequence GTGGTCCTCGCCTCCGCCGGCGAGGAGGCGGCCCGGCTCCTCCTCGAGATCGGTGCCGTCATCAGCTGCCTCGCGGTCATCGCCCGCGTGGCGTCGCGCATCGGCTTCTCGCCGATCCCGGCCTACCTGCTGCTCGGGCTCCTGCTCGGCACCGACGAGCCGTTCCGGCTGGAGCGCAGCGCCGGGTTCATCGAGTCGAGCAGCCAGATCGGCGTGGTCCTCCTGCTCCTCCTCCTCGGGATCGAGTACTCGGGCGAGGAGCTGCTCGGCTCGCTGAGGCGGTCGGCGCCGATCGGGCTGGTCGACCTGGTGCTCAACGCCACGCCGGGTGTCCTCGCCGGGCTGCTCCTCGGGTGGGGGGCGCTCGGCGCCGTCTTCCTCGGCGGCATCACCTACATGACGTCGTCGGGGATCGTGGCGAAGCTTCTCGGCGACCTGGGTCGCACCGGCAACCGGGAGACGCCGCAGATCCTCGCCGTGCTGGTGATGGAGGACCTGGCGATGTCGGTGTACCTCCCTCTGGTCGCCGGGCTGCTGGTCGGTGGGTCGGCGCTGGCGACGACGGGCTCGGTGGCGCTGGCCCTGCTGGCCGTGACAGTGGTGCTGGCGGTCTCGACCCGCTACGGGGAGCACATCAGCCGGGTGATCTTCAGCCGCTCCGACGAGGCGCTGCTCTTCAGCGTGCTCGGCCTGGCCCTGCTCATCGCGGGGTTGGCCGAGTCGGTGCACGTGTCGGCGGCGGTGGGCGCGTTCCTGCTCGGGACGGCGATCAGCGGTCGTACGTCCGACGCCGCGCACGACCTCATCGCACCGCTGCGGGACCTCTTCGCCGGCGTGTTCTTCGTCTTCTTCGCCTTCCAGATCGACCCCGCGGAGCTCGTGCCGGTGCTGCCCCAGGTGCTCGCCCTGGCCGCGATCACCACGCTGACGAAGGTGGCGACGGGGTGGATCGCCGGTGCCCGCGCCGGCATCGGCGTCCCCGGCCGGTTCCGCGCCGGCTTCGCGCTGGTGGCACGCGGGGAGTTCTCGATCGTCATCGCCGGGCTGTCGGTGGGCTCCTCGTTCGCCGACGAGCTCCGGCCCTTCGCGGCCGCCTACGTCCTGGTGCTCGCCATCGTCGGTCCGATGCTCACGCGCCTCGGCGACGGCCTCGTCGAGCGGTGGTGGCGCTCCGGACGTGACATCGGTCACGCCGCAGGGGAGGCCGCCTAG
- a CDS encoding SDR family NAD(P)-dependent oxidoreductase produces MDLNGTSALVTGGASGLGESTARLLAERGARVVVVDMNAERGESVAKDIGGMFAQADVADPEQVIAAVEAAKEIAPLRSLVTAAGIGMATRTIGRDGSYESAHDLDLFSKVLQVNLVGTFNCVRLAASAMSQQDPVDEDGQRGSIVTVASVAAFDGQIGQVSYSASKGGVVGMTLPIARDLSVVGIRVNCIAPGLIDTPIYGSGPGSDEFKDKLKRDVLFPDRLGTSEEFATMALELITNNYMNAEVIRVDGGVRMQPK; encoded by the coding sequence ATGGATCTGAACGGAACCTCTGCCCTCGTCACCGGCGGTGCCTCTGGCCTCGGTGAGTCCACCGCCCGACTCCTCGCCGAGCGCGGCGCCCGCGTCGTCGTCGTCGACATGAACGCCGAGCGCGGCGAGTCGGTCGCCAAGGACATCGGCGGCATGTTCGCCCAGGCGGACGTCGCCGATCCCGAGCAGGTGATCGCCGCCGTCGAGGCCGCGAAGGAGATCGCGCCGCTCCGCTCGCTCGTCACCGCCGCGGGCATCGGCATGGCCACCCGCACCATCGGGCGCGACGGCTCCTACGAGTCGGCCCACGACCTCGACCTGTTCAGCAAGGTCCTCCAGGTCAACCTGGTCGGCACCTTCAACTGCGTGCGCCTCGCCGCCTCGGCCATGTCCCAGCAGGACCCGGTCGACGAGGACGGCCAGCGGGGTTCGATCGTCACCGTGGCCTCCGTGGCGGCGTTCGACGGCCAGATCGGCCAGGTCTCCTACTCGGCCTCCAAGGGCGGCGTCGTCGGCATGACGCTGCCGATCGCCCGCGACCTCTCGGTCGTCGGCATCCGCGTCAACTGCATCGCCCCCGGCCTCATCGACACGCCGATCTACGGCTCGGGTCCCGGCTCCGACGAGTTCAAGGACAAGCTCAAGCGCGACGTCCTCTTCCCGGACCGCCTCGGCACCTCCGAGGAGTTCGCCACGATGGCCCTCGAGCTCATCACGAACAACTACATGAACGCCGAGGTCATCCGCGTGGACGGCGGCGTCCGCATGCAGCCGAAGTGA
- a CDS encoding hydantoinase/oxoprolinase family protein translates to MGGTSTDVCLVLGGRPAPAAAREVAGFTVRFPSLDVLTIGAGGGSIAAIDAGGALVVGPRSAGAEPGPACYGRGGTEPTVTDADLVAGRIPPGASMGGMALRPDLARAALDAAGVTAQGVIDVVDANMERALRAVTVERGVDPRALALVAFGGAGPLHACALADALGMEAVVVPARAGVLSAVGILTAPLQRDLVRSWPTPLDHDGLDAALAELAEDAAALVGAGAAVSVAVDCRYAGQSHEITVPTVADFAEEHRRRNGYARPGADVEVIALRATARAEPAVDPASLPAPRRLDGGEVVGPASIAEDDCTIWVPAGWVARDGAAGALVIRRRS, encoded by the coding sequence ATGGGTGGGACGAGCACCGACGTGTGCCTGGTCCTCGGCGGGCGGCCGGCCCCGGCCGCCGCTCGGGAGGTCGCGGGGTTCACGGTGCGCTTCCCGTCGCTCGACGTGTTGACGATCGGCGCCGGGGGAGGCTCGATCGCCGCGATCGACGCGGGTGGGGCGCTCGTCGTCGGACCGCGCAGCGCCGGCGCGGAGCCCGGGCCCGCGTGCTACGGCCGCGGCGGCACCGAGCCGACGGTGACCGACGCCGACCTGGTCGCCGGCCGCATCCCGCCCGGCGCCTCGATGGGCGGCATGGCGCTGCGCCCGGACCTCGCCCGCGCGGCGCTCGACGCCGCCGGGGTCACGGCGCAGGGCGTCATCGACGTCGTCGACGCCAACATGGAGCGGGCGCTGCGCGCCGTCACCGTCGAGCGTGGTGTCGACCCCCGAGCGCTCGCACTCGTCGCCTTCGGCGGCGCGGGGCCGCTCCACGCCTGCGCCCTCGCCGATGCCCTCGGCATGGAGGCCGTCGTGGTCCCGGCCCGGGCCGGCGTGCTGTCGGCGGTCGGGATCCTCACCGCGCCGCTCCAGCGCGACCTCGTCCGCTCGTGGCCCACGCCGCTCGACCACGACGGGTTGGACGCCGCGCTCGCCGAGCTCGCCGAGGACGCTGCCGCGCTCGTCGGGGCGGGCGCGGCGGTGAGCGTGGCGGTCGACTGCCGCTACGCGGGGCAGAGCCACGAGATCACGGTTCCCACCGTCGCCGACTTCGCGGAGGAGCACCGCCGCCGCAACGGCTACGCCCGGCCCGGTGCCGACGTCGAGGTCATCGCGCTGCGGGCGACCGCCCGGGCGGAGCCGGCCGTCGACCCGGCGTCGCTGCCGGCTCCCCGCCGCCTGGACGGTGGCGAGGTCGTCGGCCCGGCGTCGATCGCCGAGGACGACTGCACGATCTGGGTGCCGGCCGGGTGGGTGGCCCGCGACGGAGCCGCCGGTGCGCTCGTGATCCGGAGGCGGTCGTGA
- a CDS encoding hydantoinase/oxoprolinase N-terminal domain-containing protein, with product MRVGSDTGGTFTDLVTDDGRIAKVPSERADPGAAVRAGLTTLGVDDPSLLAHGTTVATNALLERRGAPTVLVTSEGLADVIEIARQDRPSLYDPAVRRPEPLVPRHWRFEIPGRLDAEGREVRPIRTDALAALPEGAEAVAVVLLHADLDPRHEQAVATALAGRGVDVCCSHEVSPEMREYERTVTTVINASLRPLCRSYLSGLDEAARDVVVMTSAGGLMPAGEAAELPAALLLSGPAGGVRAGGGRPLSPTASTTPSRSTWVGRAPTCAWSSAGGRPRPPLGRSRGSRCASRRSTC from the coding sequence ATGCGGGTCGGTTCCGACACGGGAGGCACGTTCACGGACCTCGTCACCGACGACGGTCGCATCGCCAAGGTGCCCTCCGAGCGTGCCGACCCCGGCGCCGCGGTCCGGGCGGGGCTCACCACCCTCGGGGTCGACGACCCGTCGCTCCTGGCGCACGGCACGACCGTGGCGACCAACGCGCTCCTCGAGCGACGCGGCGCACCCACCGTGCTCGTCACCTCGGAGGGGCTGGCCGACGTGATCGAGATCGCCCGCCAGGATCGCCCCTCGCTGTACGACCCGGCCGTTCGTCGCCCCGAGCCGCTCGTGCCGCGGCACTGGCGGTTCGAGATCCCGGGCCGGCTCGACGCCGAGGGGCGGGAGGTCCGGCCGATCCGGACGGACGCGCTCGCCGCGCTGCCGGAAGGGGCCGAGGCCGTCGCCGTCGTCCTGCTCCACGCCGACCTGGATCCCAGGCACGAGCAGGCCGTCGCCACTGCCCTCGCCGGGCGGGGCGTCGACGTGTGCTGCTCGCACGAGGTGTCGCCCGAGATGCGCGAGTACGAGCGGACCGTGACGACGGTGATCAACGCCTCGCTGCGCCCGCTGTGCCGGTCGTACCTGTCCGGGCTCGACGAGGCGGCGCGCGACGTGGTGGTCATGACCTCCGCCGGGGGCCTCATGCCCGCCGGCGAGGCGGCCGAGCTGCCGGCGGCCCTGCTGCTCTCCGGGCCAGCAGGCGGCGTCCGCGCCGGGGGGGGGCGGCCGCTGTCGCCAACGGCTTCGACGACGCCGTCACGTTCGACATGGGTGGGACGAGCACCGACGTGTGCCTGGTCCTCGGCGGGCGGCCGGCCCCGGCCGCCGCTCGGGAGGTCGCGGGGTTCACGGTGCGCTTCCCGTCGCTCGACGTGTTGA
- a CDS encoding cation:proton antiporter regulatory subunit, with the protein MSEIEETVLPGVGVRHDFMSRGGRRVGVVSHASGRRDLLVYDTRDPDAVRASVELTVDEARTVADLLGGLTIIEHLGQVQQRIEGLAIEWLPLPESFQSTTIGDGEYRKRTGVSIVAIIRGHTTVPGPGPDEELEPGDVVVGVGSAESMERLRELLGI; encoded by the coding sequence ATGAGCGAGATCGAGGAGACCGTCCTTCCCGGCGTCGGTGTGCGCCACGACTTCATGTCACGAGGCGGGCGGCGGGTCGGCGTCGTCTCCCACGCGTCCGGGCGCCGGGACCTGCTCGTGTACGACACCCGCGACCCTGACGCCGTCCGGGCGTCGGTGGAGCTGACCGTCGACGAGGCCCGGACGGTCGCCGACCTGCTCGGAGGCCTGACGATCATCGAGCACCTGGGCCAGGTGCAGCAGCGCATCGAAGGTCTCGCCATCGAGTGGCTCCCCCTGCCGGAGAGCTTCCAGTCGACGACGATCGGCGACGGCGAGTACCGCAAGCGCACCGGTGTCTCGATCGTCGCCATCATCCGCGGGCACACGACGGTGCCCGGCCCGGGTCCCGACGAGGAGCTCGAGCCGGGCGACGTCGTCGTCGGGGTGGGGAGCGCGGAGAGCATGGAACGGCTGCGCGAGCTCCTGGGGATCTGA
- a CDS encoding cyclic nucleotide-binding domain-containing protein translates to MADHTEELAGVALFAGATKRELAEIDKLTTEVTLAPGTVLVDQGEIGREAFVILEGEAEVQVDDTVVATVGPGACVGEIALLDGGPRSASVVALTEVTALVLDPREFRSLLLNVPAIAVKVAAALAAKVRELDTKLYG, encoded by the coding sequence ATGGCCGATCACACCGAGGAACTGGCGGGGGTGGCGCTCTTCGCGGGCGCGACCAAGAGGGAGCTGGCGGAGATCGACAAGCTCACCACCGAGGTGACCCTCGCGCCGGGCACCGTCCTGGTGGACCAGGGCGAGATCGGGCGGGAGGCGTTCGTGATCCTCGAGGGCGAGGCCGAGGTGCAGGTCGACGACACCGTCGTCGCCACGGTGGGCCCGGGCGCGTGCGTGGGCGAGATCGCCCTGCTCGACGGCGGGCCGCGCAGCGCGTCGGTCGTGGCCCTCACCGAGGTCACGGCCCTCGTGCTGGACCCGCGCGAGTTCAGGAGCCTCCTGCTCAACGTGCCCGCGATCGCGGTGAAGGTGGCGGCCGCGCTCGCCGCCAAGGTGCGCGAGCTCGACACGAAGCTCTACGGCTGA
- a CDS encoding hydantoinase B/oxoprolinase family protein: protein MSLDPAALQVLVSGLTGVAEEMGAVLRRAAFSPNIKERADCSAALFGPAGELLVQAEHIPVHLGSMPASVRAAIDAFGGDWSPGEQIVLNDPFAGGTHLNDITLVAPCIVDGRLVGFVANRAHHADVGGAAPGSIPADATEIHQEGLRIPPTRLDDGLRRLLAANSRTPVERDGDLDAQIGANVTGVERLAAFADAPLDEVIAYGERRMRAALAELPDGTWTFEDVVDSTGAAPDQQRPSRIVVTLTVDGDAIRFDFSGSSPQSRGNVNAVEAVTVSSVAFALRAALDPTIPANGGSFRPVEVVAPPGTIVAALPPAAVGAGNVEVSQRVADVCLGALAQVVPSRVGAASQGTMNNLLVGGDGWVYYETVAGGQGGSPHGPGMSGVHTAMTNTKNTPIEALERAFPLRVLRQRLRRGSGGAGSAPGGEGIERDLQVLTDVTVSLITERRVSRPWGLAGGAPGAVGENWLVPGGDEARAERLPDKCTVRLRAGDVLRMLTPGGGGWGAPG from the coding sequence GTGAGCCTCGATCCCGCGGCGCTCCAGGTCCTCGTCTCCGGGCTCACCGGTGTGGCCGAGGAGATGGGCGCGGTGCTGCGCCGGGCGGCGTTCAGCCCCAACATCAAGGAGCGCGCCGACTGCTCGGCGGCGCTGTTCGGCCCCGCGGGCGAGCTGCTCGTCCAGGCCGAGCACATCCCCGTGCACCTCGGCTCGATGCCGGCGAGCGTCCGGGCCGCGATCGACGCGTTCGGCGGCGACTGGAGCCCCGGCGAGCAGATCGTGCTCAACGACCCCTTCGCCGGCGGGACGCACCTGAACGACATCACGCTCGTCGCGCCGTGCATCGTCGACGGGCGCCTCGTCGGCTTCGTCGCCAACCGGGCCCACCACGCCGACGTGGGCGGCGCGGCGCCGGGGTCGATCCCCGCCGATGCCACCGAGATCCACCAGGAGGGGCTGCGGATCCCGCCGACCCGTCTCGACGACGGGCTGCGCCGCCTGCTGGCCGCCAACTCGCGCACGCCAGTCGAGCGCGACGGCGACCTCGACGCGCAGATCGGCGCGAACGTCACCGGCGTGGAGCGCCTGGCGGCGTTCGCCGACGCGCCGCTCGACGAGGTGATCGCGTACGGCGAGCGACGCATGCGCGCCGCGCTCGCCGAGCTGCCCGACGGCACGTGGACCTTCGAGGACGTGGTCGACTCCACCGGTGCCGCGCCCGATCAGCAGCGTCCGAGCCGGATCGTGGTCACGCTCACCGTCGACGGCGACGCCATCCGCTTCGACTTCAGCGGCAGCTCCCCGCAGTCGAGGGGCAACGTCAACGCCGTCGAGGCCGTCACGGTGTCCTCGGTGGCGTTCGCGCTCCGCGCCGCGCTCGACCCGACGATCCCGGCGAACGGCGGTTCGTTCCGCCCCGTCGAGGTGGTCGCGCCGCCCGGCACGATCGTCGCGGCGCTCCCGCCCGCCGCGGTGGGGGCCGGCAACGTCGAGGTGAGCCAGCGCGTCGCCGACGTGTGCCTCGGCGCGCTGGCCCAGGTCGTCCCGTCCCGGGTGGGCGCAGCGTCGCAGGGGACGATGAACAACCTGCTGGTGGGTGGCGACGGCTGGGTCTACTACGAGACGGTCGCCGGCGGTCAGGGCGGCTCGCCGCACGGTCCCGGCATGAGCGGGGTCCACACCGCGATGACCAACACCAAGAACACGCCCATCGAGGCGCTGGAGCGGGCGTTCCCGCTGCGCGTGTTGCGGCAGCGGTTGCGGCGGGGAAGCGGTGGCGCGGGATCGGCGCCGGGGGGCGAGGGCATCGAGCGAGACCTTCAGGTGCTGACAGACGTGACGGTGTCGCTGATCACCGAGCGACGGGTGTCCCGGCCGTGGGGCCTCGCCGGCGGCGCGCCGGGGGCGGTGGGGGAGAACTGGCTGGTCCCCGGCGGCGACGAGGCACGGGCCGAACGGTTGCCCGACAAGTGCACGGTCCGGCTGCGGGCGGGCGACGTCCTGCGGATGCTGACGCCCGGCGGCGGCGGGTGGGGCGCACCCGGGTGA
- a CDS encoding SRPBCC family protein: MSERQVSVRRTIPAPPESIFAVLADASQHPHIDGSGTVKASRDTDPEPLRLGSRFGMDMKIGLPYRISNEVVEFEQDRLIAWQHFGGHRWRYELSPVDGGTEVVETFDWSTSRAPWFIELVGYPRRHPPAMAATLERLEGVVTTAGD, encoded by the coding sequence ATGTCAGAGCGCCAGGTCTCGGTCCGTCGCACCATCCCCGCTCCGCCGGAGTCGATCTTCGCCGTCCTCGCCGACGCGTCGCAGCACCCCCACATCGACGGCTCCGGCACGGTGAAGGCCTCGAGGGACACCGACCCCGAGCCGCTGCGGCTCGGCAGCCGCTTCGGGATGGACATGAAGATCGGCCTGCCCTACCGCATCTCCAACGAGGTCGTGGAGTTCGAGCAGGACCGCCTCATCGCGTGGCAGCACTTCGGCGGCCACCGCTGGCGCTACGAGCTCTCCCCCGTCGACGGGGGCACGGAGGTCGTCGAGACGTTCGACTGGTCGACGTCGCGGGCCCCGTGGTTCATCGAGCTCGTCGGCTACCCACGCCGGCACCCGCCGGCGATGGCCGCGACCCTCGAGCGGCTCGAGGGCGTCGTCACCACCGCCGGCGACTGA
- a CDS encoding FMN-binding glutamate synthase family protein yields the protein MRWMRALAAVGAGAAAVAVRDLTQRHHALLRNFPVIGHGRYLLERIGPELRQYIVTSNDEERPFSRDQRRWVYTSSKGENNYFGFGTDNDVEHTDGHVVVKHRTFADVTPPSHPLVGEEAWLPAAKVVGAARGRRLAYRPDSVVNISGMSFGSLSGPAVEALNRGAALAGCTHNTGEGGISPHHRHGGDLVFQIGTAYFGCRDEQGRFDLDRLVDLVAGAPVRAIEVKLSQGAKPGLGGLLPAAKITEEIAAIRGIPMGRDCVSPSRHAEFADVDSMLDWIERIADATGLPVGIKAAVGEMSFWDELVQQMADTDRGVDFVTIDGGEGGTGAAPLVFSDAVALPWRLGFSQVYRRFAEAGLTDQVSFVGSGKLGLPANALVAFALGADSVSVGREAMLAIGCIQAQKCHTDHCPTGVATQNTWLAGGLDPTLKSVRAARYIATLRRDLLKVSEAVGVLHPSLLTPDDIDLLHGLESATPLREVYGYERGWALPSAADRAAIVELMAPTAPTGEVARPSDTATA from the coding sequence ATGAGGTGGATGCGTGCACTCGCGGCCGTCGGAGCCGGCGCAGCGGCGGTCGCCGTCCGTGACCTGACCCAGCGGCACCACGCGCTGCTCCGCAACTTCCCGGTGATCGGCCACGGTCGGTACCTGCTCGAGCGGATCGGCCCCGAGCTGCGCCAGTACATCGTCACGAGCAACGACGAGGAGCGCCCCTTCAGCCGGGACCAGCGGCGCTGGGTGTACACGTCGTCGAAGGGCGAGAACAACTACTTCGGCTTCGGCACCGACAACGACGTCGAGCACACCGACGGCCACGTCGTGGTGAAGCACCGCACCTTCGCCGACGTCACGCCGCCGAGCCACCCGCTCGTGGGGGAGGAGGCCTGGCTGCCCGCCGCGAAGGTCGTCGGTGCGGCGCGCGGTCGCCGGCTCGCCTACCGGCCCGACTCGGTCGTCAACATCTCGGGGATGAGCTTCGGCTCCCTGTCGGGCCCGGCGGTCGAGGCGCTCAACCGGGGGGCCGCCCTCGCGGGCTGCACCCACAACACCGGCGAGGGCGGCATCAGCCCTCACCACCGCCACGGCGGCGACCTCGTGTTCCAGATCGGCACCGCCTACTTCGGCTGCCGCGACGAGCAGGGGCGGTTCGACCTCGACCGCTTGGTCGACCTGGTGGCGGGGGCGCCGGTGCGGGCGATCGAGGTGAAGCTCAGCCAGGGCGCGAAGCCCGGGCTCGGCGGGCTGCTGCCCGCGGCGAAGATCACCGAGGAGATCGCGGCGATCCGGGGCATCCCGATGGGCCGGGACTGCGTGAGCCCGTCCCGCCACGCGGAGTTCGCCGATGTCGACTCGATGCTCGACTGGATCGAGCGCATCGCCGACGCCACCGGCCTGCCGGTCGGCATCAAGGCCGCGGTGGGCGAGATGTCGTTCTGGGACGAGCTGGTGCAGCAGATGGCCGACACCGACCGCGGCGTCGACTTCGTCACGATCGACGGCGGCGAGGGCGGCACCGGGGCCGCTCCACTGGTGTTCTCCGACGCCGTCGCCCTGCCGTGGCGCCTCGGGTTCTCGCAGGTGTACCGCCGCTTCGCCGAGGCTGGGCTCACCGACCAGGTGTCCTTCGTCGGGTCCGGCAAGCTCGGGCTGCCGGCCAACGCGCTCGTCGCGTTCGCCCTCGGTGCCGACTCGGTGAGCGTCGGGCGCGAGGCGATGCTCGCCATCGGCTGCATCCAGGCCCAGAAGTGCCACACCGACCACTGCCCGACCGGGGTCGCGACCCAGAACACCTGGCTCGCCGGCGGGCTCGACCCGACGCTCAAGTCGGTGCGGGCGGCCCGCTACATCGCCACCCTGCGGCGTGACCTGCTGAAGGTCTCCGAGGCGGTGGGCGTGCTCCACCCCTCGCTGCTCACCCCCGACGACATCGACCTGCTCCACGGGCTCGAGTCGGCGACACCGCTGCGCGAGGTCTACGGGTACGAGCGAGGGTGGGCCCTCCCCTCGGCCGCGGACCGGGCCGCGATCGTCGAGCTGATGGCCCCCACCGCGCCCACCGGTGAGGTCGCCCGCCCGTCGGACACCGCGACCGCCTGA